The Pseudomonadota bacterium genomic interval CGCCAGGTTCAGACTGGTGTTTTATGATCAGGCGGGATGCACGGGGCCGTATGATCCGCAAACTCCACTGACCCTGGAGGTTCTTCAGCGCCAGCTGGCTGGTATTGTGGCCGGCCTTGACGAAAAGCCGGTTATTGCAGCCCATTCCTGGGGTGCGTTCCTGCTGGCGTCTGCTGTCCGGGACGGTATCCTCTCACTGGATC includes:
- a CDS encoding alpha/beta hydrolase, translating into MKTVSPVHISGHGHPLLFIHGGPGSSHRYFRPWVDPLSARFRLVFYDQAGCTGPYDPQTPLTLEVLQRQLAGIVAGLDEKPVIAAHSWGAFLLASAVRDGILSLD